A single window of Aspergillus puulaauensis MK2 DNA, chromosome 5, nearly complete sequence DNA harbors:
- a CDS encoding high affinity methionine permease (COG:E;~EggNog:ENOG410PFCJ;~InterPro:IPR002293;~PFAM:PF00324,PF13520;~TransMembrane:10 (i100-124o144-172i184-201o213-232i298-317o347-366i399-415o427-443i463-482o494-516i);~go_component: GO:0016020 - membrane [Evidence IEA];~go_function: GO:0022857 - transmembrane transporter activity [Evidence IEA];~go_process: GO:0055085 - transmembrane transport [Evidence IEA]) translates to MGFFDFKSKATDTQVTQHDAPSEDTIDGGSLHYTADAGGNTTVPTYQEASGAPVEVVSPLGYEAGFITLIFMNVSKMVGTGIFSTPSSVFEGAGSIGLGLFYWVIGFAVASSMLSVYLEFASYFPSRSGSEAVYLEQAYPRPRYFFPTVFAVQTVVFSFSSSNAIVLANYLFQLGGSEPTAWQSKGVALASYTVAVLAVSFNTKWSLQLSNAIGWIKLITLIFIAIAGLVVLGGNVSSIADPTAHFRNAFEGTGDATVYGATNSLINVMFSYQGYENAFNLVNEVKNPIKTLKWSGPASLITTGILYMLANIAYVAAASKEEIIESDVNVASLFFLKVFGGGGASRALNFLICVSAFGNLLVVLIGQSRMLRECGRQGVLPFTRFWTSTRPFGTPLGPYWLKWALTALMILAPPAGDAFNFVVDLGVYPQSMFNFFLAIGLLFTRKHRKRLDIPRTEWHAWTVVVYFAILANLYLLVAPWYPPSTGATGGDVSFWYGTYVVVGISLIGFCGVYYFVYMKILPHFGGYKFRQTILTGPSGEASHKMVKVPNDEIAKWDEEHDAAGRLRRRANANKSDQAEGA, encoded by the exons ATGGGCTTCTTCGACTTTAAATCCAAGGCCACCGACACGCAAGTGACCCAACATGATGCGCCATCTGAAGATACCATCGACGGTGGCAGTCTGCACTACACTGCAGATGCGGGCGGTAACACCACCGTACCGACTTATCAAGAGGCGAGCGGAGCGCCGGTTGAAGTTGTCTCGCCGCTTGGGTATGAGGCAGGGTTCATTACGCTGATTTTCATGAATGTGAGCAAGATGGTTGGGACTGGAATCTTCTCTACTC CCTCGTCTGTCTTTGAAGGAGCCGGCTCTATCGGCCTTGGCCTGTTTTACTGGGTGATAGGGTTCGCAGTTGCATCGAGCATGCTCTCCGTATACCTCGAATTCGCGTCGTATTTTCCAAGTCGGTCTGGATCAGAGGCTGTCTATTTGGAACAGGCATACCCACGCCCTAGATACTTCTTTCCTACGGTCTTCGCCGTGCAAACTGTGGTTTTCTCCTTCAGCAGTAGTAATGCTATTG TTTTGGCCAATTATCTTTTCCAACTGGGAGGTTCGGAGCCTACAGCCTGGCAATCCAAGGGAGTTGCTCTTGCGTCGTATACTGTGGCAGTCCTCG CCGTCTCCTTCAATACAAAATGGTCTCTGCAGCTATCCAATGCTATTGGGTGGATCAAACTTATCACACTGATCTT CATTGCAATTGCTGGACTCGTCGTGCTTGGCGGCAACGTTTCGTCTATTGCTGACCCAACAGCCCATTTTCGAAACGCTTTTGAAGGAACAGGGGATGCTACAGTGTATGGGGCCACCAACTCACTCATCAACGTGATGTTTTCCTATCAGGGTTATGAAAATGCCTTCAACCTAGTAAATGAGGTCAAGAACCCTATCAAGACACTGAAGTGGAGTGGTCCTGCATCACTTATTACCACCGGTATCCTCTACATGCTTGCGAATATTGCCTacgttgctgctgcgagcaaggaggagattATCGAATCGGACGTCAATGTTGCGAGTCTCTTCTTCCTGAAGGTCtttggcggtggtggcgcaTCTCGTGCCCTAAACTTCCTAATTTGTGTCAGTGCTTTCGGTAACTTGCTTGTTGTTCTCATTGGACAGTCCCGAATGCTCCGCGAGTGCGGCAG ACAAGGGGTACTTCCATTTACAAGGTTCTGGACATCCACTCGTCCCTTCGGAACCCCGCTAGGGCCGTACTGGCTGAAGTGGGCTCTAACGGCTCTCATGATCCTGGCTCCTCCGGCCGGTGATGCTTTCAATTTTG TTGTTGATCTAGGAGTATATCCACAAAGCATGTTCAACTTTTTCCTCGCCATTGGATTATTATTCACCCGAAAACATAGAAAGCGCCTCGATATTCCTCGAACGGAGTGGCATGCCTGGACTGTTGTTGTCTACTTCGCAATTCTGGCCAACCTTTACCTGCTTGTTGCGCCGTGGTACCCGCCATCAACGGGTGCAACCGGAGGCGATGTAAGCTTCTGGTACGGAACATATGTCGTCGTTGGAATCTCACT CATTGGCTTTTGCGGTGTCTACTACTTTGTCTATATGAAGATCCTACCGCACTTTGGAGGCTATAAGTTTCGCCAGACGATCCTTACAGGGCCTTCAGGCGAGGCATCCCATAAAATGGTCAAAGTGCCTAATGATGAGATCGCGAAATGGGATGAGGAGCATGATGCTGCTGGAAGGCTTCGTCGACGGGCCAATGCTAATAAATCTGACCAGGCTGAAGGTGCTTGA
- a CDS encoding uncharacterized protein (COG:S;~EggNog:ENOG410PNT1) translates to MEPKTSTSQPSTNPPSVEIAYKRKCIALKKRLGEIEAENELMRTRNRRGWQYIQKMRLESCILLERLANVTGMAEEAQAGVNPELRARAAAMVSSGGSANGISATRNGSGPGYYEDETEGSSDEQPPTPQERPLRVKRSRKSNLNIEDEDAPASGTTPEASGPGASSTWPRLAPAPSQEEMTSSFRIQQGNGSGPEKETPHTSDREGENRDASPEGAEDPSVENPTTPMDLDTKELKEES, encoded by the exons ATGGAACCaaaaacatcaacatcccAGCCATCCACGAACCCGCCCAGTGTTGAAATCGCCTACAAGCGCAAATGCATCGCGCTCAAGAAGCGTCTCGGCGAGATTGAAGCTGAAAATGAATTGATGCGCACTCGCAACCGACGCGGCTGGCAATACATTCAGAAGATGCGCCTCGAGTCCTGTATCCTTCTCGAGCGCCTAGCCAACGTTACGGGAATGGCCGAAGAAGCCCAGGCCGGCGTGAACCCGGAACTGCGCGCCCGTGCTGCGGCTATGGTGTCCAGCGGTGGAAGCGCAAACGGCATCTCCGCGACGAGAAACGGATCAGGACCAGGATACTATGAAGACGAGACAGAAGGGAGTTCAGACGAACAGCCGCCCACA CCACAAGAACGTCCACTCCGCGTAAAACGATCCCGCAAGTCGAACCTGAacatcgaggatgaagatgcgccTGCTTCGGGTACTACTCCTGAGGCTTCTGGGCCAGGGGCATCGTCAACGTGGCCGCGACTCGCGCCAGCGCCATCACAAGAGGAGATGACATCTTCATTCCGGATTCAACAGGGTAATGGGTCTGGGCCGGAGAAGGAGACTCCGCATACGAGCGATCGGGAGGGTGAGAACAGAGATGcttctccagaaggagcAGAAGATCCGTCGGTGGAAAACCCAACAACTCCAATGGACCTCGATACGAAAGAGCTAAAGGAAGAGAGCTAA
- a CDS encoding putative mitochondrial phosphate transporter Pic2 (COG:C;~EggNog:ENOG410PFFI;~InterPro:IPR018108,IPR023395;~PFAM:PF00153) — MATLQQERKYPLGKIEPNSLKYFGACTMGGIIACGPTHTSVTPLDLVKCRRQVDPKIYTSNISAWRSIISKEGLRGVFFGWSPTFVGYSFQGAGKYGFYEYFKYLYGDMFPNTNRTVVYLGASASAEFLADMALCPFEAIKVRMQTTLPPYASTLREGWGKIVAKEGMSGLYKGLYPLWARQIPYTMTKFATFEETVSMIYKTLGGPKESYNTLQQTGISFAGGYIAGIFCAIVSHPADVLVSKLNADRKAGESAVSAVSRIYGNIGFPGLWNGLPVRILMLGTLTGFQWLM, encoded by the exons ATGGCAACATTACAGCAGGAAAGGAAGTACCCACTGGGGAAGATTGAGCCCAACTCGCTCAAGTACTTCGGTGCTTGTACGATGGGTGGAATTATCG CTTGCG GCCCGACACACACCTCAGTAACACCGCTCGATCTTGTGAAATGCCGACGACAAGTTGACCCCAAAATCTATACTTCAAACATCTCCGCATGGCGCTCGATTATCTCGAAGGAAGGCCTCCGTGGTGTCTTCTTTGGTTGGTCCCCGACATTCGTTGGATACTCCTTCCAGGGGGCCGGTAAATACGGCTTCTACGAATACTTCAAGTACCTATACGGCGACATGTTCCCCAACACAAACCGCACGGTTGTGTACCTAGGTGCAAGTGCCTCCGCCGAGTTCCTCGCGGATATGGCCCTTTGCCCGTTCGAGGCAATCAAGGTGCGCATGCAGACGACATTACCACCGTACGCAAGTACCCTGCGCGAGGGCTGGGGTAAGATCGTTGCGAAGGAGGGCATGTCGGGCCTGTATAAGGGATTATACCCGTTGTGGGCGAGACAGATCCCGTATACGATGACGAAGTTCGCAACTTTCGAGGAGACGGTTAGCATGATCTATAAGACGCTGGGAGGGCCCAAGGAGAGCTACAATACCCTTCAGCAAACGGGAATTAGTTTTGCGGGTGGTTATATCGCTGGTATCTTTTGCGCGATTGTCAGCCATCCAGCGGACGTTTTGGTATCAAAGTTAAATGCTGATAGAAAAG CGGGTGAATCGGCTGTGTCGGCCGTCTCTCGAATCTATGGGAACATTGGTTTCCCAGGGTTATGGAATGGCTTGCCAGTGCGAATTCTAATGCTTGGAACTTTGACCGGTTTCCAGTGGCTGATGTGA
- a CDS encoding putative C6 transcription factor (COG:K;~EggNog:ENOG410PY8Z;~InterPro:IPR036864,IPR021858,IPR001138;~PFAM:PF00172;~go_function: GO:0000981 - DNA-binding transcription factor activity, RNA polymerase II-specific [Evidence IEA];~go_function: GO:0008270 - zinc ion binding [Evidence IEA];~go_process: GO:0006355 - regulation of transcription, DNA-templated [Evidence IEA]), translating to MVYTGRSKGCFLCRKRKVKCDEALPECGNCRVYGKPCPGYRLESIFRNETSKVEQLVKKSGRSSPSSSSPSSSRRGSRRDSTSPLSLTTQRVADSSWEERALCFFFDQYTSGDDPDEAMSYLSFLPSLYSACRDNGSDSPTALCLRNAVDATALMTLSNHANAAPLVVRARQHYGNALQGLQAALYEKKNAVKDETFASMVLLALFEDITGERNGLASSHAAGFEFLMKLRGEDQLGHAQGRGLFHFAYTHTHVEMLALRGRPHYNTDWIVERLSGADPIARLILAASKMSQLFLATTSLQHLLPISTPLDSDTVSQLTFLLLLGRQIDLELTSWSQDLPDRWLPLVIYPNKSDSNDFLITYHHLSIASVWTYYRAVRIVSHVIMLGLRKALAAATGEVPEDTGTEVPAVVQKMITDICRSIPFCLGDVDMMGNRTASASPSAESKPQPRARAFSVYSMVWPLWYILSCGLATPEQEQQIRSCLSRVGSVLGIKLALVLAEDASSQKRSSISVSGSLFGAQ from the exons ATGGTGTATACTGGGCGCAGCAAAGGGTGTTTTCTGTGCCGTAAGCGCAAAGTCAAG TGCGACGAAGCGCTTCCAGAATGCGGCAACTGTCGCGTTTACGGCAAGCCATGTCCGGGATACAGACTCGAGTCTATATTCAGAAATGAGACTTCTAAAGTCGAGCAGCTTGTCAAGAAATCAGGcagatcatcgccatcttcatcttcaccttccAGCAGCCGGCGGGGTAGTCGGCGAGATTCTACCTCCCCATTATCATTAACCACCCAACGGGTCGCGGATTCCTCGTGGGAGGAGCGAGCGCTctgctttttcttcgacCAGTATACTTCTGGCGACGACCCGGATGAAGCTATGAGTTATTTATCGTTCTTGCCGTCTTTGTACTCTGCCTGTCGAGATAATGGGTCTGATAGTCCGACGGCTTTGTGCCTGCGCAATGCTGTTGATGCGACGGCTCTCATGACACTGAGCAACCATGCCAACGCCGCCCCGCTTGTGGTGCGTGCTAGACAGCACTATGGGAATGCATTACAGGGGTTACAGGCGGCGTTATATGAGAAAAAGAACGCCGTCAAGGATGAGACTTTTGCGTCCATGGTATTGCTTGCACTTTTTGAAGACATCACGGGCGAGCGGAACGGGCTTGCTAGTTCGCATGCGGCAGGTTTTGAGTttttgatgaagttgagaGGGGAGGACCAGCTTGGACATGCGCAGGGGAGAGGTCTGTTTCATTTCGCATATACTCATACG CACGTCGAGATGCTTGCGCTCCGAGGAAGGCCCCATTACAACACGGATTGGATTGTTGAGCGTCTAAGCGGTGCAGACCCAATCGCACGATTGATCCTTGCCGCATCCAAAATGAGCCAGCTATTCCTCGCCACAACTTCGCTCCAGCATCTACTCCCTATATCTACACCACTTGATTCAGACACTGTTTCACAGCTCACCTTTCTCCTCCTATTAGGCCGGCAAATAGATCTCGAACTCACGTCCTGGAGCCAGGACCTCCCTGACCGCTGGCTCCCCCTCGTCATTTATCCCAATAAATCTGACAGTAATGACTTCTTAATCACCTACCACCACCTCTCTATCGCCTCTGTTTGGACCTACTACCGAGCGGTCCGTATAGTCTCACACGTCATCATGCTCGGACTACGAAAGGCCCTCGCCGCTGCGACGGGCGAAGTCCCCGAAGACACGGGGACAGAAGTACCGGCAGTCGTCCAGAAAATGATCACAGATATATGCCGCAGTATACCATTCTGCCTCGGCGACGTCGATATGATGGGTAACCGAACGGCCTCCGCTTCTCCCAGCGCAGAATCTAAGCCCCAGCCTCGTGCGCGCGCATTTTCGGTGTATTCAATGGTCTGGCCATTGTGGTATATTCTTTCATGCGGCTTAGCTACACCGGAACAGGAGCAGCAAATACGTAGCTGTTTGTCGAGGGTTGGATCCGTCCTAGGAATCAAGCTGGCATTGGTTCTGGCGGAGGATGCATCAAGCCAGAAAAGATCGTCTATCTCTGTCTCTGGGTCGTTGTTTGGGGCTCAATAA
- a CDS encoding uncharacterized protein (COG:I;~EggNog:ENOG410PKU0;~InterPro:IPR006176,IPR022694,IPR006108,IPR036291, IPR008927,IPR013328;~PFAM:PF02737,PF00725;~go_function: GO:0003857 - 3-hydroxyacyl-CoA dehydrogenase activity [Evidence IEA];~go_function: GO:0016491 - oxidoreductase activity [Evidence IEA];~go_function: GO:0070403 - NAD+ binding [Evidence IEA];~go_process: GO:0006631 - fatty acid metabolic process [Evidence IEA];~go_process: GO:0055114 - oxidation-reduction process [Evidence IEA]), whose amino-acid sequence MSATSPQRITLIGLGTIGMSMAALHLARDNVVDVFDTRPDFEDYLIKTLPGFLAGSDSESTESHPEKVVAALISSGRLQIHSSLETACASATIVQEQGPENLEFKRSIWNKVESMAPASAHLWTSTSGIAASKQQQDMQDKTRLLVVHPFNPPHIMPLLEIVPSPETSSERVEFAREYFSIAGSRHRPVIIRKEVPGFVGNRLAFALLREACHLVQEDVVTAGDLDTILMASLGPRWAGNGVFESYQQGGGEGGIRSFLDKLGGTMQNVWDDQGTVNVLGEQGTEWKEKVIQQTNEAYGTQTPEQTREKEERLRELIRIQTQRY is encoded by the coding sequence ATGTCAGCGACTAGCCCACAACGAATCACTCTGATCGGACTAGGAACCATCGGCATGTCCATGGCTGCTCTCCATCTTGCCCGCGACAACGTAGTCGACGTCTTCGATACAAGGCCTGATTTCGAGGATTATCTCATAAAGACGCTTCCAGGATTCCTAGctggctctgactctgaATCCACCGAGTCACACCCAGAAAAGGTGGTGGCTGCATTAATCTCATCTGGTCGCCTCCAAATCCACTCTTCACTTGAGACCGCATGCGCATCCGCCACCATCGTTCAGGAGCAGGGCCCGGAAAATCTGGAATTCAAAAGGTCCATTTGGAATAAGGTCGAATCCATGGCTCCCGCCTCTGCGCACCTCTGGACGAGTACCTCGGGCATTGCAGCTTCCAAACAGCAACAAGACATGCAAGATAAGACTCGTTTGCTAGTAGTGCATCCATTCAATCCACCGCATATCATGCCATTGCTAGAGATTGTGCCGTCTCCTGAAACATCCTCGGAACGAGTGGAGTTTGCGCGGGAGTACTTCTCTATTGCCGGCTCCAGACATCGCCCTGTGATTATCCGAAAGGAGGTACCAGGCTTTGTGGGGAACAGACTAGCATTTGCGCTGCTTCGAGAAGCTTGCCACCTGGTACAGGAAGATGTTGTGACGGCAGGAGATCTTGACACTATTCTGATGGCTAGTTTGGGCCCGAGATGGGCGGGAAATGGTGTGTTCGAGAGCTATCAACAGGGAGGTGGGGAAGGTGGCATTCGATCGTTCCTAGATAAGCTTGGGGGTACCATGCAAAATGTTTGGGATGATCAAGGGACAGTCAATGTGTTGGGAGAGCAAGGAACGGAGTGGAAGGAAAAGGTTATCCAACAGACAAACGAGGCCTATGGGACCCAGACACCGGAACAAACtcgcgagaaggaagaacgGTTGCGCGAGCTCATCCGAATACAAACGCAAAGATATTGA
- a CDS encoding F-box/WD repeat-containing protein (COG:S;~EggNog:ENOG410PJB9;~InterPro:IPR001810,IPR036322,IPR015943,IPR001680, IPR036047,IPR019775,IPR020472,IPR017986;~PFAM:PF00646,PF00400,PF12937;~go_function: GO:0005515 - protein binding [Evidence IEA]), giving the protein MGIRRMSDPAVIGGMGSQSKSIPSSDKPTSLPPNLLPSAPASPPTPAPSPTPHQRPTSWRPNDPEEDALLSSTKVFESLSGPKRQQFLESILSLCNSQQLSFVSSFVAPRLRKDPFTVFPTEISLRVLSFVDDPKTLARASQVSRRWHDLLNDDITWKNLCERHAFTHRRPAEDNQDFIEPIHNHRTHSLSGLQRRSNSATLQSRDGFADFPRSLSGDWSAPSSVQARKRRVRPLSYKYHFKQKYMIESAWSKGGRCTQRHISPDQGVVTSLHLTPRYIVASLDNAKIHVYDTDGGNQKTLEGHVMGVWAMVPWDDILVSGGCDREVRVWNMATGASIYLLRGHTSTVRCLKMSDKNTAISGSRDTTLRVWDLTTGTCRYVLVGHQASVRCLAVHGDIVVSGSYDTTARIWNISEGRFLRALSGHFSQIYAIAFDGRRIATGSLDTSIRVWDPNTGQCHAILQGHTSLVGQLQMSGDTLVTGGSDGSVRVWSLTRMAPIHRLAAHDNSVTSLQFDNNRIVSGGSDGRVKVWSLQTGQLLRELSTPSETVWRVTFEEEKAVIMSSRSGRTVMEVWSFSPPPEEFPLDTALAGASSSISEPPPTHDNSLARELLSPNSSQRSDGDQLMVDAPS; this is encoded by the exons ATGGGCATTCGGCGGATGTCAGATCCCGCGGTGATAGGCGGGATGGGCTCTCAGTCGAAATCGATACCGTCCTCCGATAAACCTACCTCTCTTCCCCCTAACCTCCTCCCATCAGCGCCTGCCTCCCCTCCGACCCCGGCGCCCAGTCCGACTCCCCACCAACGACCAACCTCCTGGCGACCGAATGATCCAGAAGAGGATGCGCTGCTGTCAAGTACCAAAGTCTTTGAATCGCTGTCTGGGCCTAAACGGCAGCAATTTTTGGAATCTATCCTGAGCCTGTGCAACAGCCAACAACTCAGTTTTGTCTCTAGCTTTGTCGCCCCTCGTCTAAGGAAAGATCCATTTACTGTCTTTCCAACCGAAATATCTCTTAGG GTACTCTCGTTCGTCGACGACCCGAAAACGCTGGCCCGGGCGTCACAAGTATCAAGACGGTGGCATGATCTGTTGAACGACGATATTACGTGGAAGAATCTTTGCGAAAGACATGCGTTTACCCATCGACGGCCCGCTGAAGATAACCAAGACTTCATCGAGCCTATTCACAATCATCGTACACACTCTCTGAGTGGACTACAAAGGAGGTCGAATAGCGCTACGCTTCAGTCTCGCGATGGATTTGCGGACTTCCCGCGGTCATTATCCGGAGATTGGTCTGCGCCGTCGAGCGTACAAGCGAGAAAGCGACGAGTTCGGCCCCTCTCCTACAAATACCATTTCAAGCAAAAGTACATGATAGAATCCGCGTGGAGTAAAGGCGGCCGATGCACCCAGCGGCACATTTCGCCCGACCAGGGTGTGGTAACGAGTCTCCATCTAACTCCCAGATACATTGTGGCTTCGTTGGACAACGCTAAAATTCACGTGTATGACACTGACGGAGGAAATCAAAAGACACTCGAAGGACATGTGATGGGTGTGTGGGCTATGGTTCCCTGGGATGACATTCTGGTCAGCGGTGGTTGTGACCGGGAAGTGAGAGTATGGAACATGGCTACCGGGGCATCCATTTATTTGTTGCGCGGCCACACATCGACAGTTCGATGCCTGAAAATGTCGGATAAGAACACCGCTATCTCTGGCTCGAGGGATACCACATTACGAGTGTGGGATCTAACAACGGGAACTTGCCGCTATGTTTTGGTTGGTCATCAGGCCAGCGTCAGGTGCCTCGCTGTACATGGAGATATCGTCGTCTCGGGAAGCTACGATACCACAGCCCGGATCTGGAATATATCGGAGGGACGATTTCTGCGGGCACTATCAGGCCATTTCAGTCAAATTTATGCGATCGCCTTTGACGGCCGCCGAATTGCGACGGGAAGTCTTGACACCAGCATTCGGGTATGGGACCCGAATACTGGCCAGTGTCATGCTATTCTCCAGGGTCATACGTCCTTGGTAGGACAACTACAGATGAGCGGCGATACTCTAGTCACTGGTGGTTCCGACGGGTCCGTTCGCGTTTGGTCTTTGACTAGAATGGCTCCCATCCATCGTTTAGCGGCCCACGATAACAGTGTGACCAGTCTCCAATTTGATAATAATCGGATTGTTAGTGGTGGCAGCGACGGCAGGGTCAAAGTCTGGAGTTTACAGACGGGACAGCTCCTTCGAGAGTTGTCGACCCCGTCAGAGACGGTCTGGAGAGTTACTttcgaggaggaaaaggccgTCATCATGTCTAGCAGATCAGGTCGTACAGTGATGGAG GTCTGGAGTTtttcgccgccgccggaAGAATTCCCACTCGACACAGCACTGGCAGGCGCCTCGTCCAGCATTTCTGAGCCGCCACCGACACATGACAATAGCCTAGCACGAGAACTCTTGTCTCCAAATTCATCACAACGAAGCGATGGCGATCAACTAATGGTGGATGCGCCTTCTTGA
- a CDS encoding Mn(2+) transporter ATX2 (COG:P;~EggNog:ENOG410PM4W;~InterPro:IPR003689;~PFAM:PF02535;~TransMembrane:8 (o6-28i35-55o154-172i225-244o250-275i287-309o321-339i371-390o);~go_component: GO:0016020 - membrane [Evidence IEA];~go_function: GO:0046873 - metal ion transmembrane transporter activity [Evidence IEA];~go_process: GO:0030001 - metal ion transport [Evidence IEA];~go_process: GO:0055085 - transmembrane transport [Evidence IEA]), which yields MEGLFTLLTLSTVMAITSFVVGSLPLAFKLSPSQLRLISSLGMGVLVGTSLIVIIPEGVETLYDAVSTERQDLSSRPTALPHFPERSGIPTVATAYPKVDRDTDQWDDYVKLPGVDSPSVHVPRESHVEQETKKDTSSTSSAKSEEDHSEESSPHAWIGIALISGFILMYLIDKIPEFASPTKPQRPPYHISLDNLGSGLRRNSSPSRDGGLLDAANSQRSSHSFATTTGLVIHAAADGIALGASTSDTGLSFIIFLAIMVHKAPASFGLTSILLRQGLSSRAARTHLFIFSLAAPVGAVATFLFVHLLGSGSTDDTGAHWRTGILLLFSAGTFLYVAMHTMQENNSISSRELPVNGYEARDMGAKPDKSIRDLVASVIGMILPLFLQIGHAH from the exons ATGGAGGGACTTTTCACATTGCTCACATTGAGCACTGTGATGGCAATTAC GTCCTTCGTCGTGGGTTCATTGCCGTTAGCATTCAAACTTTCGCCTTCACAATTAAGACTGATATCCTCCCTTGGAATGGGAGTTTTGGTTGGAACATCCTTGATCGTCATTATACCCGAGGGAGTCGAAACCCTATACGATGCCGTGTCGACGGAACGACAAGACCTCAGCAGTCGCCCTACTGCCCTTCCGCACTTCCCCGAACGATCGGGCATCCCTACCGTCGCTACGGCATATCCTAAAGTAGACCGAGACACAGACCAGTGGGATGATTATGTGAAACTCCCTGGCGTTGACTCCCCTTCTGTGCATGTCCCGCGGGAGTCGCATGTTGAGCAGGAAACGAAGAAGGACACCTCAAGCACGTCAAGTGCCAAATCGGAAGAGGACCACAGCGAAGAGAGCTCCCCCCATGCCTGGATTGGCATCGCGCTCATCAGTGGCTTTATTCTGATGTACCTCATCGACAAAATCCCCGAGTTCGCATCTCCGACCAAACCACAAAGGCCTCCCTATCATATCTCATTGGATAACTTGGGATCTGGGCTTCGTCGAAATTCATCGCCTTCGCGGGACGGGGGACTTTTGGATGCCGCAAATAGTCAACGAAGCAGCCATAGCTTTGCGACGACTACTGGTCTAGTCATTCACGCAGCCGCTGACGGGATTGCTCTCGGGGCATCGACTTCAGACACGGGACTGAGCTTTATCATTTTCCTAGCTATTATGGTTCATAAAGCCCCCGCCTCTTTTGGGCTTACATCGATCCTTCTCAGGCAGGGCCTCTCAAGCCGTGCTGCTAGGACTCATTTATTCATCTTTAGTTTGGCTGCGCCTGTTGGCGCCGTGGCGACTTTCTTGTTCGTACACCTGCTAGGCTCGGGATCTACTGATGATACAGGTGCGCACTGGCGCACAGggattcttcttcttttctcagCCGGGACATTCCT ATACGTTGCCATGCATACGATGCAGGAAAACAACTCAATTTCGTCCCGCGAATTGCCTGTTAATGGTTACGAAGCTCGGGATATGGGGGCGAAGCCGGATAAGTCAATCAGAGACCTGGTTGCCTCTGTTATTGGCATGATATTGCCCCTCTTTCTCCAAATCGGACATGCTCATTGA